The Bos indicus isolate NIAB-ARS_2022 breed Sahiwal x Tharparkar chromosome X, NIAB-ARS_B.indTharparkar_mat_pri_1.0, whole genome shotgun sequence genome has a window encoding:
- the ELK1 gene encoding ETS domain-containing protein Elk-1 yields MDPSVTLWQFLLQLLREQGNGHIISWTSRDGGEFKLVDAEEVARLWGLRKNKTNMNYDKLSRALRYYYDKNIIRKVSGQKFVYKFVSYPEVAGCSTEDCPPQPEVSVTSTLANAGATAVHAIPGDTASGKPGTLKGAGMAGPGGLARSSRNDYMRSGLYSTFTIQSLQPQPPSHPRPSTVLPNTGPAGVAVPPSGSRSTSPNPLEACLEAEEAGLPLQVILTPPEAPNLKSEEPNMEPGLGRPLPPEVKVEEPKEELEAAASGEAGFVLEAVKAEPFEPKVDPEVPPAEGVPARLSAVAMETAAQAGSLTASTTPSTEIAQPQKGRKPRDLELPLSPSLLGGPGPERTPGSGTGSGLQAPGPALTPSLLPTHTLTPVLLTPSSLPPSIHFWSTLSPIAPRSPAKLSFQFPSSGSAQVHIPSISVDGLSTPVVLSPGPQKP; encoded by the exons ATGGACCCTTCTGTGACGCTGTGGCAGtttctgctgcagctgctgagagaGCAAGGCAATGGCCACATCATCTCCTGGACCTCACGGGATGGCGGTGAGTTCAAGCTGGTGGACGCTGAGGAGGTGGCCCGGCTGTGGGGGCTGCGCAAGAATAAGACCAACATGAATTATGACAAGCTCAGCCGGGCCTTGCGGTACTATTATGACAAG AACATCATCCGCAAAGTGAGCGGCCAGAAGTTTGTCTACAAGTTTGTGTCCTACCCTGAGGTTGCAGGGTGCTCCACTGAGGACTGCCCGCCTCAGCCTGAGGTGTCTGTCACCTCCACTCTGGCAAATGCAGGCGCCACAGCTGTACACGCCATACCCGGGGACACTGCCTCTGGGAAGCCAGGCACACTCAAGGGTGCAGGAATGGCAGGCCCAGGCGGCTTGGCACGCAGCAGCCGAAATGATTACATGCGCTCAGGCCTCTATTCCACCTTCACCATCCAGTCCCTGCAGCCACAACCGCCCTCTCACCCTCGACCTTCCACAGTGCTCCCCAACACCGGCCCTGCAGGAGTAGCAGTGCCTCCCTCGGGGAGCAGGAGCACCAGTCCAAACCCCTTGGAGGCCTGCCTGGAGGCTGAGGAGGCTGGCCTGCCTCTGCAG GTCATCCTGACCCCACCCGAGGCCCCAAACCTTAAATCCGAAGAGCCAAATATGGAGCCTGGGTTAGGCCGGCCACTGCCCCCAGAAGTCAAAGTGGAAGAGCCCAAGGAAGAGTTAGAAGCTGCAGCCAGTGGGGAGGCGGGGTTTGTGCTGGAAGCCGTCAAGGCCGAGCCCTTTGAACCCAAAGTCGACCCAGAAGTCCCTCCAGCAGAGGGCGTGCCAGCCCGGCTGTCTGCTGTCGCAATGGAAACTGCGGCGCAGGCGGGCAGCCTCACGGCTTCCACAACACCCAGCACGGAGATCGCCCAGCCTCAGAAGGGCCGGAAGCCCCGGGACCTGGAGCTTCCACTCAGCCCGAGCCTGCTGGGTGGACCAGGACCCGAACGGACTCCGGGATCGGGAACTGGTTCAGGTCTACAGGCGCCAGGTCCAGCTCTGACGCCTTCCCTGCTACCTACGCACACATTG ACCCCGGTGCTGCTGACTCCCAGCTCGCTGCCCCCCAGCATTCACTTCTGGAGCACACTGAGTCCCATTGCACCCCGTAGCCCGGCCAAGCTCTCCTTCCAG TTTCCGTCCAGTGGCAGCGCCCAGGTGCACATCCCTTCCATCAGCGTGGATGGCCTCTCAACCCCCGTGGTGCTCTCCCCAGGGCCCCAGAAGCCATga
- the CFP gene encoding properdin, giving the protein MPAQAQALLLLLLLPLLLLTLPATGSDPVFCFAQYEESTGKCKDLLGRGVSVEDCCLNAGYAFQKPGSNLCMACRLPQWSPWSAWTPCSVTCTEGSQLRHRHCTGWGEQCFPEKVEPGTFQWQLQACEDQPCCPEMGGWSDWGPWAACSVTCSRGIKIRRRACNRPTPKCGGHCIGEAQESEPCDTKQVCPTHGAWAAWGPWGPCSGTCHGGPSAAVERRSRTCSAPEPSTQPPGNPCSGSPYEQRVCTGLPPCPVAGGWGPWGAVSPCPVTCGLGKIQEQRTCDHPVPQHGGPFCVGDGTRTHVCNTAVHCPVNGQWGLWGEWSNCIRPSIKQISCQEIPGQQTRSRICKGRKFDGQRCVGKQQDIRHCYSIQRCFLQGSWSEWSTWGLCIPPCGPNPIRTRQRLCQATLPKFSPTVTMVEGQGEKNVTFWGKPFVQCDVLQGQKVMVEEKRPCLHVPPCKEP; this is encoded by the exons ATGCCCGCCCAAGCacaggccctgctgctgctgctgctgctgccactgctgctgctcacCTTGCCAGCCACAG GCTCAGACCCTGTATTCTGCTTCGCCCAGTATGAGGAATCTACGGGCAAGTGCAAGGACCTCCTTGGGAGAGGGGTCAGCGTGGAAGACTGCTGTCTCAATGCTGGCTATGCCTTCCAGAAGCCTGGCAGCAATCTCTGTATGGCGTGCAG GCTCCCACAGTGGTCACCGTGGTCCGCATGGACCCCCTGCTCAGTGACCTGCACTGAGGGCTCCCAGTTGCGGCACCGGCACTGCACAGGCTGGGGTGAGCAATGCTTCCCCGAGAAGGTGGAGCCTGGAACCTTCCAGTGGCAGCTACAGGCCTGTGAGGACCAGCCATGCTGTCCTG AGATGGGTGGCTGGTCCGACTGGGGACCCTGGGCAGCTTGCTCTGTCACCTGCTCTAGAGGGATCAAGATTCGTCGTCGAGCATGTAATCGCCCCACCCCCAAGTGTGGGGGCCACTGCATAGGAGAGGCACAGGAGTCAGAGCCCTGTGACACCAAACAAGTCTGCCCCA CACATGGGGCCTGGGCTGCTTGGGGCCCCTGGGGCCCCTGCTCAGGCACCTGCCACGGTGGACCCAGTGCAGCTGTGGAGAGACGAAGCCGCACATGCTCTGCACCTGAGCCCTCCACACAGCCTCCTGGGAATCCCTGCTCAGGGTCACCCTATGAGCAGCGGGTCTGCACCGGCCTGCCACCTTGCCCAG TGGCTGGTGGCTGGGGGCCATGGGGTGCTGTGAGCCCCTGCCCTGTGACCTGCGGCCTGGGTAAGATCCAGGAACAACGGACATGTGATCACCCTGTGCCCCAGCATGGGGGCCCCTTCTGTGTCGGTGATGGCACCCGGACGCACGTCTGCAACACGGCTGTGCACTGCCCTG TGAATGGACAGTGGGGGCTCTGGGGGGAGTGGAGCAACTGCATCCGCCCAAGCATTAAACAGATCAGCTGCCAGGAGATCCCAGGCCAGCAGACACGCTCCAGGATCTGCAAGGGCCGCAAATTTGACGGACAGCGATGTGTTGGGAAACAGCAGGATATCCGGCACTGCTACAGCATCCAGCGCTGCTTCT TGCAAGGCTCCTGGTCGGAGTGGAGTACCTGGGGGCTGTGCATACCCCCATGTGGACCCAACCCCATCCGCACCCGCCAGCGCCTCTGCCAGGCCACGCTCCCCAAGTTCTC GCCCACCGTTACCATGGTCGAAGGTCAGGGTGAGAAGAACGTGACCTTCTGGGGGAAACCGTTTGTACAGTGCGATGTGCTGCAGGGGCAGAAGGTGATGGTGGAGGAGAAACGGCCATGTCTACACGTGCCTCCCTGCAAAGAACCCTGA